In a genomic window of Gadus macrocephalus chromosome 9, ASM3116895v1:
- the ric3b gene encoding protein RIC-3b, producing the protein MSAPSADYGSTLKTETQHRRRLSLTVHDHGPLLLKCTELNVKMSMSTFQKVTLASCVVLCVALLLPKMLLSRGKKDAERPEGHFPPMTPRKGSADGKAQRPTGAAQFSRAHNTEAIARAKGASTGPGTGGKSNLAGQIIPIYGFGILLYILYILFKITSKGSSTPTESRFPPIKSENTKRKITDFELAQLQERLRETEQVMENIVSEVNLGPHRVKRVSADQEESLLLQLREITRAMQEGHLVAPQKTDQQHHCEDDPKDYGQSCPYHQDHAGHSSPPSEHEAERRQPVDDPEESDISMDAEVKAEADHTDTLNTEDGRQELLPAAAEATADVFKPQGREGGKDPDAPQDPEVPQDPEVQQDPEVPQDPDIPYDPEVLQDPEVPGLECPADTPTAGSVHVRRRTRRRKGKKDSH; encoded by the exons ATGTCAGCCCCGTCAGCGGACTACGGAAGTACACTGAAGACGGAGACACAACACCGGAGAAGGCTATCTCTGACGGTTCATGATCACGGTCCTTTGTTGTTGAAGTGCACGGAGTTGAACGTCAAGATGTCGATGTCTACATTTCAGAAAGTGACCCTTGCATCATGTGTTGTGCTTTGCGTCGCTTTGCTGCTCCCTAAAATGCTTTTGTCAAGGGGGAAGAAGGATGCTGAGCGACCCGAAG GCCATTTCCCCCCAATGACGCCCCGCAAAGGGTCTGCTGACGGGAAGGCCCAGAGACCCACCGGGGCTGCTCAGTTCTCCAGGGCCCACAACACAGAGGCCATCGCCAGGGCAAAGGGGGCCAGCACCGGGCCCGGGACGGGGGGCAAGTCCAACCTAGCGGGCCAGATCATACCCATCTATGGCTTCGGGATCCTGCTCTACATCCTCTACATCCTCTTCAAG ATCACATCAAAGGGAAGCAGCACCCCCACAGAGAGCCGATTCCCTCCAATCAAATCTGAGAACACCAAGAGGAAGATCA cCGACTTTGAGCTGGCCCAGCTGCAGGAGCGGCTGAGAGAGACGGAGCAGGTGATGGAGAACATCGTGTCGGAGGTCAACCTTGGTCCACACAG gGTGAAGAGGGTGAGCGCTGACCAGGAGGAGAGCCTCCTGCTTCAGCTGAGAGAGATCACCAGAGCCATGCAGGAGGGCCATCTGGTGGCTCCACAGAAGACAGACCAGCAGCACCACTGTGAAG ATGATCCAAAGGACTACGGGCAGAGCTGTCCGTACCACCAGGACCATGCCGGCCACAGCAGCCCACCTTCAGAGCACGAGGCTGAGAGGAGGCAGCCTGTAGATGACCCCGAGGAGAGCGACATCTCCATGGATGCAGAGGTCAAGGCAGAGGCTGaccacactgacacacttaACACAGAGGATGGGAGACAAGAGCTTCTCCCTGCAGCCGCAGAAGCAACAGCGGATGTGTTCAAACCGCAGGGCCGAGAAGGTGGGAAGGATCCGGACGCTCCTCAGGATCCGGAGGTTCCTCAGGATCCGGAGGTTCAACAGGATCCGGAGGTTCCTCAGGATCCAGACATTCCTTATGATCCAGAGGTTCTTCAGGATCCGGAGGTTCCTGGACTCGAGTGCCCAGCAGACACGCCCACCGCAGGCTCCGTCCATGTCAGACGGAGGACCAGAAGAAGGAAAGGCAAGAAGGACTCGCACTGA
- the psma1 gene encoding proteasome subunit alpha type-1, translating to MFRNQYDNDVTVWSPQGRIHQIEYAMEAVKQGSATVGLKSKSHAVLVALKRAQSELAAHQKKILHVDNHVGISIAGLTADARLLCNFMRQECLDSRFVFDRPLPTSRLVTLVGSKTQIPTQRYGRRPYGVGLLIAGYDDMGPHIFQSCPSANYFDCKAMSIGARSQSARTYLERHMDKFMDCNLNDLVQHGLRALRETLPAEQDLTTKNVSIGIVGKDLEFIIYDDGDVAPFLEGLEERPQRKVVPAADDAPAAPAASDEPMEH from the exons ATG TTTCGGAACCAGTATGACAACGACGTCACGGTGTGGAGTCCCCAG GGTCGCATTCATCAGATCGAGTATGCCATGGAGGCCGTGAAGCAGGGTTCTGCTACTGTTGGACTCAAATCCAAATCCCATGCAGTCCTGGTGGCTCTCAAG AGAGCCCAGTCGGAGCTGGCTGCCCATCAGAAGAAGATCCTCCACGTTGACAACCACGTGGGGATCTCCATTGCCGGACTCACGGCCGATGCCAGGCTGCTCTG CAACTTCATGCGGCAGGAGTGTCTGGACTCGCGGTTTGTGTTCGACCGCCCCCTCCCAACATCTCGCCTGGTCACGCTGGTCGGCAGCA AAACCCAAATCCCAACCCAGAGATATGGGAGGAGGCCGTACGGTGTGGGACTGCTCATCGCTGGGTATGAT GACATGGGCCCTCACATCTTCCAGTCCTGCCCCTCCGCCAACTACTTCGACTGCAAAGCCATGTCCATCGGAGCGCGCTCCCAGTCGGCACGCACCTACCTGGAGAGACACATGGACAAGTTCATGGACT GTAACCTGAACGACCTGGTCCAGCATGGGCTCCGGGCCCTCAGAGAAACCCTCCCTGCGGAGCAGGACCTGACCACCAAG AACGTGTCCATCGGCATTGTGGGAAAGGACCTGGAGTTCATAATCTACGACGATGGTGATGTGGCCCCCTtcctggaggggctggaggagaggcCACAGAGAAAG GTCGTGCCGGCTGCAGATGATGCCCCCGCTGCACCTGCTGCATCTGACGAACCAATGGAACACTGA